A genomic stretch from Setaria viridis chromosome 1, Setaria_viridis_v4.0, whole genome shotgun sequence includes:
- the LOC117833116 gene encoding uncharacterized protein: MAFLAPASLRAPIYVVAAASGRRSVLPAAVKATASSGSATSPHPILSSLRMAASAAVLLAATSPALACTPSAPPPPPAPLTAAVHPDDTIQDASHPFEKLIVESAALARAGRAEAARARLSAAEGCESYARLLAAQALFVEGKVDEAIAAFEELAREDPADYRPLFCQSVLYLVLGREAEGESMIERCREVGGDALFADPVMMVSEASAEAVDAEAGAEKVEPEPAEV; the protein is encoded by the coding sequence atggccttcCTCGCTCCCGCCTCCCTCCGCGCCCCCATCTACgtagtcgccgccgcctccggacgCCGCTCCGTGCTCCCCGCGGCCGTCAAAGCCACGGCCAGCTCCGGCTCCGCCACCTCTCCGCACcccatcctctcctccctccgcatggccgcctccgctgccgtcctcctcgccgccacctccccggcccTCGCGTGCACCccctccgcgcctccgcccccgcccgctCCCCTAACGGCCGCGGTCCACCCCGACGACACCATCCAGGACGCCTCCCACCCGTTCGAGAAGCTCATCGTCGAGTCCGCCGCGCTCGCGCGCGCCGGCAGAGCGGAGGCTGCGCGCGCCCGCCTGTCTGCCGCAGAGGGATGCGAGAGCTATGCGCGCCTCCTCGCGGCGCAGGCGCTGTTCGTGGAGGGAAAGGTGGACGAGGCGATCGCCGCCTTCGAGGAGCTCGCGCGGGAGGACCCCGCCGACTACCGCCCTCTGTTCTGCCAGAGCGTCCTGTACCTCGTcctggggagggaggcggagggcgagTCCATGATCGAGCGCTGCCgcgaggtcggcggcgacgcgctATTCGCGGATCCGGTGATGATGGTCTCGGAGGCCAGTGCGGAAGCAGTTGACGCGGAGGCGGGTGCGGAGAAGGTAgagccggagccggcggaggtGTGA
- the LOC117833132 gene encoding uncharacterized protein, protein MDRAPPRGAPRDAVGQRWLAVFAFQAVLSAAASALHLAASPRGRRHPLLGVPAGLLLALHPLLACAAAGLLALALLLTASPHPRPPPLQRRTLATALLAAAGALFVGAAAAILPEDAGWAAVAGLGFRGAVLGAVFAAHYFGRRRWLLQFPVVQRPLFYGLKMGLLPSGKKSLKLSLQAFCLSFALILLLPWQFRNGGSIGSQILTQISIFIVTAGVSFCLEISHHFVQVVHTRRCSFAPPQSTAAAETNPTEFILETLEQSDPRSLIQYLAYQDLCVVSECNLEPWRRAAFFEESGETYKRIVTACLKPLEGFSSKVAQALEYDPELISQQYVLINAFDDSQICTWCARTLAGLTARSRQEDRYGVAQLTGCNAAVMTTLLSALVAIEACLGKKTNPLPVHLGPESIRWAQFSTVRTGTGTAIASKQVGLHKKACAMADVLRTSVYQIVSAFIDDLRANAKPASLEKNWISEGRKPVYGSQAVLVQKLSLFIEYRAV, encoded by the exons atggaccgggccccgccgcgcggcgcgccccGCGACGCCGTGGGCCAGCGGTGGCTCGCCGTCTTCGCCTTCCAGGCCGTCCTatcggccgccgcctcggcgctCCACCTCGCGGCGtccccgcgcggccgccgccacccgctcctcggcgtccccgccggcctcctcctcgcgctccaccCGCTcctggcctgcgccgccgcggggctccTCGCGCTGGCGCTCCTCCTCACCGCGTCCCCGCACCCGCGCCCTCCCCCGCTGCAGCGGCGCACGCTAGCgaccgccctcctcgccgcggccggcgcgctcttcgtcggcgccgccgcggcgatccTCCCCGAGGACGCCGGGTGGGCGGCGGTCGCTGGGCTCGGATTCCGCGGGGCCGTGCTGGGTGCCGTCTTCGCCGCGCACTACTTTGGCCGTCGGAGGTGGTTGCTCCAGTTCCCCGTCGTGCAG CGGCCTTTATTCTACGGATTGAAGATGGGACTTCTGCCATCTGGGAAAAAGTCCCTAAAATTGTCGCTTCAGGCCTTCTGCCTTTCATTTGCCCTGATTTTACTCCTTCCTTGGCAATTCAGAAATGGAGGCTCTATTGGAAGCCAAATACTCACTCAGATCAGCATTTTTATAGTGACTGCTGGTGTTTCCTTCTGTTTGGAAATAAGCCATCATTTTGTCCAG GTCGTACATACAAGGAGGTGCAGTTTTGCTCCACCTCAGAGCACTGCCGCTGCTGAGACTAATCCCACTGAATTTATCCTGGAAACATTGGAACAAAGTGATCCACGATCATTAATACAATATCTTGCTTACCAAGATTTGTGTGTGGTATCTGAGTGTAACTTGGAACCTTGGCGCCGAGCTGCCTTCTTTGAAGAATCTGGTGAAACATATAAAAGAATTGTGACAGCTTGTTTGAAGCCACTTGAGGGGTTTTCTTCAAAAGTCGCTCAAGCCCTTGAATACGATCCAGAATTGATATCGCAACAGTACGTACTCATCAACGCATTTGATGATTCTCAG ATATGCACGTGGTGTGCTCGGACATTGGCAGGATTAACCGCGCGCTCACGCCAGGAGGATCGTTATGGAGTTGCTCAGCTCACTGGCTGCAATGCTGCCGTGATGACTACATTGCTATCTGCTCTAGTGGCAATTGAGGCATGTTTAGGAAAGAAAACGAACCCACTGCCTGTGCACTTGGGTCCTGAAAGCATTAGGTGGGCTCAGTTCTCCACAGTACGAACTGGCACTGGAACTGCAATTGCAAGCAAGCAAGTTGGTTTGCACAAGAAAGCTTGTGCCATGGCGGATGTTCTTAGGACTTCAGTTTATCAAATAGTTTCTGCATTCATCGATGACCTGCGAGCAAATGCAAAACCAGCAAGTTTGGAGAAGAATTGGATCAGTGAAGGGAGAAAGCCTGTATATGGTTCCCAAGCAGTGTTGGTTCAGAAGTTGAGTTTGTTTATTGAGTACCGTGCTGTCTGA
- the LOC117856116 gene encoding uncharacterized ATP-dependent helicase C29A10.10c, with amino-acid sequence MLLKNHRTVTCAPTNTAVVEVASRVLGLMQESSGGGGGKKCFLSDVVLFGNEDRMGLHGNLAKIFLESRVGRLQQCLMPGTGWTQSLSSMLGLLEHPLVQYDRYIEGIEKEISDLVSEENEIRDELALSLRKRELLSNKKTAEKVQGMQTKLLVIEKKVREIKKDKMSFKAYFQSNYTPLVNELCGCVETFGNDLPRSATSEENFRLMVEVPPLLEGFGVLVQSEPDEQLQALFKNEEDERSLSSLFRSLVTQVQAQVSFELKEARSSCVQKLRDLSVSFQLPDMFDRRMIEEFLLRRAKSVLCTASSSYRLHYLPNAQPFEVLVVDEAAQLKECESLIALQLPGVRHAVLIGDEYQLPALVKSKVCEDAEFGRSLFQRLTSLKQPKNLLDVQYRMHPWISKFPVQSFYGGQITDGPNVLNRDYERRHLTGRMYGAYSFINVDGGNESTGKHDRSLINPVEAAAVARIVQRLFKESVDTGRAVRVGVVSPYKGQVRAVQEKLTGAYAMHEGFSVKVRSVDGFQGAEEDVIIFSAVRSNTAGKIGFLADINRTNVALTRAKHCLWILGNAKTLACGKTIWREIVADAKDRGCFFDAKDDKDLSNAIIKAAIELDEVENLLKLDSLRIGSGSRPGVRS; translated from the exons ATGCTTCTCAAGAACCACAGGACAGTGACCTGCGCTCCGACTAACACCGCGGTGGTGGAGGTCGCATCTCGGGTCCTTGGTCTCATGCAGGAGtcctccggtggcggcggtggaaagAAGTGCTTTCTGAGTGATGTCGTGCTGTTCGGCAACGAGGACAGGATGGGCTTGCACGGGAACCTAGCAAAGATTTTCTTGGAGTCCCGTGTTGGACGTCTGCAACAGTGCTTGATGCCAGGCACAGGGTGGACACAGTCGCTGAGTTCCATGCTTGGACTTCTTGAGCATCCTTTGGTTCAGTATGACAGGTACATTGAGGGCATCGAGAAAGAGATAAGTGATTTGGTTTCAGAAGAGAATGAGATAAGGGACGAACTTGCCCTTTCTCTAAGAAAGAGAGAGCTACTTTCTAACAAAAAGACTGCCGAGAAAGTTCAGGGGATGCAGACAAAATTACTGGTTATAGAGAAAAAAGTTCGGGAAATAAAGAAAGACAAAATGTCATTTAAGGCCTACTTCCAAAGCAACTACACGCCGCTTGTGAATGAGTTATGCGGTTGTGTCGAAACTTTTGGTAATGATCTTCCTAGATCTGCAACATCTGAAGAAAATTTTCGCCTCATGGTAGAGGTGCCGCCGTTGCTTGAAGGGTTTGGCGTACTTGTGCAGTCTGAACCAGATGAACAGCTACAAGCACTGttcaaaaatgaagaagatgaaagaTCACTCTCTTCATTGTTCCGGAGTCTGGTAACTCAGGTGCAGGCCCAAGTTAGTTTCGAGCTGAAGGAAGCAAGATCCTCGTGTGTTCAGAAGCTACGGGACCTGTCTGTTAGCTTTCAGCTTCCGGACATGTTTGACAGACGAATGATCGAAGAGTTCTTGCTTCGGAGGGCTAAGAGCGTGCTCTGCACAGCTTCTAGCTCATACCGTCTGCACTACCTGCCAAATGCCCAGCCGTTCGAGGTCCTTGTCGTGGACGAGGCAGCGCAGCTGAAGGAGTGCGAGTCGCTGATAGCTCTGCAACTCCCTGGGGTCCGTCATGCTGTGCTCATCGGTGATGAGTACCAGCTACCAGCACTAGTCAAAAGCAAG GTTTGTGAGGATGCAGAATTTGGAAGGAGCCTGTTCCAGAGGCTGACATCCTTAAAGCAGCCCAAGAACCTCCTCGACGTGCAGTACAGAATGCACCCATGGATCAGCAAGTTCCCTGTCCAGAGCTTCTACGGCGGCCAGATTACCGACGGCCCGAACGTCCTGAACAGAGACTACGAGAGGCGACACCTGACCGGTCGCATGTACGGCGCATACTCATTCATCAACGTGGACGGCGGCAACGAGAGCACCGGCAAGCATGACCGCAGCCTGATCAACCCAGTCGAGGCAGCGGCGGTTGCCCGGATCGTGCAAAGGCTGTTTAAAG AGTCGGTTGACACAGGGAGGGCAGTGCGCGTGGGCGTGGTGTCGCCTTACAAGGGCCAGGTCCGCGCCGTCCAGGAGAAGCTCACCGGGGCGTACGCGATGCACGAAGGGTTCTCGGTGAAGGTGCGGTCCGTGGACGGGTTCCAGGGCGCCGAGGAGGACGTGATCATCTTCTCCGCCGTGCGGAGCAACACCGCCGGCAAGATCGGCTTCCTCGCCGACATCAACCGCACCAACGTCGCCCTGACGCGGGCCAA GCATTGCCTGTGGATCCTGGGCAACGCGAAGACGCTGGCGTGCGGCAAGACGATCTGGCGTGAGATCGTGGCCGACGCCAAGGACAGGGGCTGCTTCTTTGACGCCAAGGACGACAAGGACCTCTCCAATGCCATAATCAAGGCCGCGATCGAGCTGGACGAAGTGGAGAATCTGCTGAAGTTAGATAGCCTGCGTATTGGCAGCGGGTCGCGGCCAGGGGTACGATCGTAA
- the LOC117833140 gene encoding uncharacterized protein has protein sequence MEAAYYLFRSGRPEAATACEEQEEDIGSPSESSESSSPSTSGESSELDDDASSSSSTGSDRFEMSGLMTELPFKRGLSRFFDGKSQSFASLAAVGSLEDLAKPPRKRLKPSRSCGGGLDAHRGRILSPRRHCTKAVARKAAVRTGALAVLAAAAPRRPPLVAAPRPDAVAGNVLVVS, from the coding sequence ATGGAGGCCGCGTACTACTTGTTCCGCAGCGGGAGGCCGGAGGCGGCCACCGCGtgcgaggagcaggaggaggacatCGGCTCGCCGTCGGAGTCCTCcgagtcgtcgtcgccgtccacgTCCGGGGAGTCTTCCgagctcgacgacgacgcgagctcctcctcctccaccggctcCGACCGCTTCGAGATGTCCGGCCTCATGACGGAGCTCCCCTTCAAGAGGGGCCTGTCCAGGTTCTTCGACGGCAAGTCCCAGTCCTtcgcctcgctcgccgccgTGGGGTCGCTGGAGGACCTCGCCAAGCCGCCGCGGAAGCGCCTCAAGCCGTCACGGAGCTGCGGCGGGGGACTCGACGCGCACCGCGGCCGCATCCTCTCGCCGCGAAGACATTGCACCAAGGCCGTCGCCAGGAAGGCGGCCGTGAGGACCGGCGCGCTCGCCGTGCTCGCGGCTGCCGCGCCGAGAAGGCCGCCGCTGGTGGCGGCGCCCAGGCCCGACGCCGTGGCCGGCAACGTTCTGGTCGTTAGCTGA
- the LOC117833099 gene encoding LOW QUALITY PROTEIN: cytosolic sulfotransferase 13 (The sequence of the model RefSeq protein was modified relative to this genomic sequence to represent the inferred CDS: deleted 1 base in 1 codon), whose protein sequence is MVAGEDGCADGFSKYEALASSLPTSRQGLGSLPYRKHDGFWYPEHLMAPALAMRDAFAARPTDVILATMPKSGTTWLKALVYSVVHRGRHAPADERHPLLASSPHELVPFLHSLYESRSPSAPPGQLLEEMPSPRVLAVHSPFTALPASVRESGCRVVYLCRDPKDAFVSLRHYLDEIKPEGSAMTPSAEAFDLFCDGVSPFGPVWDHMAEYWKESVTRPGEVIIFLRYEHLKEDAVGSVMRLAKFLGCPFTGEEVARGVPEAAVALCSMDRMRSVEANRSGVHGTASWSFKNSAFFRKGEVGDWKSHMTPEMAQRLDGIVEEKLRGSGLSLAIHRGSASRRFGSGLS, encoded by the exons AtggtcgccggcgaggacggGTGCGCGGACGGCTTCTCCAAGTATGAGGCGCTGGCGTCGTCCCTCCCGACCTCCAGGCAGGGCCTCGGGAGCTTACCGTACCGGAAGCACGACGGCTTCTGGTACCCGGAGCACCTgatggcgccggcgctggccatGCGGGACGCGTTCGCCGCCCGTCCGACTGACGTCATCCTCGCCACCATGCCCAAGTCCGGCACGACGTGGCTCAAGGCGCTCGTCTACAGCGTCGTGCACCGCGGCCGCCACGCGCCGGCCGACGAGCGCCACCCGCTGCTCGCCTCCAGCCCGCACGAGCTGGTCCCGTTCCTGCACTCCCTCTACGAGAGCCGATCGCCCTCAGCACCGCCCGGTCAGCTCCTGGAAGAGATGCCTTCCCCGCGCGTCCTGGCCGTGCACTCGCCGTTCACGGCCCTGCCGGCGTCGGTGCGGGAGTCCGGGTGCCGCGTCGTCTACCTCTGCCGGGACCCCAAGGACGCGTTCGTCTCGCTCCGCCACTACCTCGACGAGATCAAGCCAGAGGGGTCAGCCATGACGCCGTCCGCCGAGGCGTTCGACCTGTTCTGCGACGGCGTGTCGCCGTTCGGGCCGGTGTGGGACCACATGGCCGAGTACTGGAAGGAGAGCGTGACGCGGCCGGGGGAGGTGATC ATATTCCTCCGGTACGAGCACCTCAAGGAGGACGCCGTGGGGAGCGTGATGAGGCTGGCCAAGTTCCTCGGCTGCCCGTTCaccggcgaggaggtggcccgAGGCGTCCCTGAAGCTGCCGTTGCGCTATGCAGCATGGACAGGATGAGGAGCGTCGAGGCCAACCGGAGCGGGGTGCACGGGACGGCCAGTTGGTCGTTCAAGAACTCGGCCTTCTTCCGTAAGGgggaggtcggggactggaagTCGCACATGACGCCGGAGATGGCGCAGAGGCTCGACGGCATCGTGGAGGAGAAGCTGCGAGGATCTGGGCTCTCACTGGCAATTCATCGCGGTAGCGCGTCGCGCCG GTTTGGCTCTGGTTTGTCCTAG